The Culex pipiens pallens isolate TS chromosome 2, TS_CPP_V2, whole genome shotgun sequence DNA window AACGTctaatttttacaataaatcGAATGGTCGTTTGTCTGTCATTTGGgctctcaacaaaaacaaaaaaaaaaaaaaactggtgtgAAACAATGCGCGTCTGACTTTGAACGAGAATTTCCGGTGTCGATTGTAAATCTAATTTGTATTCTTTTGACCGATTATTTTGCTAACGCTGTCACCCTAATTACTGCACCCGATTTTACATGATATTTAGATTCACAGGCAAACAAACGTAAACATCTAGCAAAATCCGTCAACCAACAATTTAACGGTGTGTTTGAATGATCAGAAACTCACCACGGCAACTTTGAACTCACCACagcccatttaaacgcgttcgCCAGTTGTTTCAAACTGTATGCACTACTATAATTTTCGCGTGGAACTATATGCGTTCACAACTAGATGGCTCTAGTGAGGGGTGATTGATGGATTTTCGGTATTCAATAATTTACGTCTGTTTGGCTAAGATATAGCGGTCGGGTGCGATAGTTAACGTGGCAGttcaaactcaatttttaaaaaaatctgactttACCCTGACTGACTTCTGTAGgtgacaaaaatgaaattttccggAAGCATTTCACatacgaaattaaaaaaatagcttaaaatTTTTCCTTTTGTCTGTAATAAcatctttttaacattttcttttatttcaaaaaaaaaatatgtaaaaactaTACCTCCATCAAATCATTAAGAGTAAATCtaggaaattatttaaaaactacaaatttcGTTTCGTCAAAAAGCTTCTGAAGCTTATAAAAGCATTAAATTTTACTGCTATGTTCTCATCAAGAATTTCAGTTTAAACTCATACACtaataacaattatttaaaaataaacataaatatgCACCAAATCACAAGTACCTTGAAAaatccaacatttcaaaaggcgcCACTTTCTAGATTATTATGTGTTCTAAAAGCACTCCTCATAACCTACCTTCCCAAAAGTATGTTTTATAATGTGCAAATTgtgacaatttttgtaaaaaaatagtgtgATCTTaatagtgatttaaaaaaaaagtaatataaACAATATCTCTGGCGACAGCTTTGCCTGTTCATATAGCCCTGTCACACCCTCAAAACTAAAAAGGCTACATGAACTTTGTGACGAGAAAAAGGCATCGACAATTAGGCAAAGGGTAGACAGTAaataaaatcatggtaatattacatctgggaaggggtacatcttttttgtcagaaaaaatatgtaattttgcctctgaaaatgtgtaattttaccacttttctggtgtaatgtcactttttaagtctaaattgtggtaaaattacaccataaaagaggtaatattcaaccttccaaaattacaccttccaaatttacattactttttactgtgtttttttttgtgtgaaaattttattattttacaaaaaaacttgaataaagttaaaaatcaaacagaatTCGTTTGATatgtacccatattgcaaattatgaaaatttgagtattttcgaaaaattagatgttttgtgaaatattgattatcttacaaaaaattattaaggtgaaaatacattcaaaattttgctcacattgcaaattataaaaatttgacaatttaaaaaaaatacgatattttgtataaaaattcgaacgtaacaaaaaaaatatagtaaaaATGGATACAAAAATTCGCCtcgtttgaaaatttcagtattttagtaaaagtatgatattttgtgaaaatttgagaattttataaaaaaaacttactttaTTAGAAAAATGCATCGAAAATTTAGcagtgttttgaaaatttgagaattttgtgtttttttgagtACTTAtgctttgaaatttatttttggtcGATGCAGACCATTcgaccctgtctaaatatttttgaaaaattgaaaattgattgttTCTGGGGcctccaaacttcatgcttccacTCGAGTTGATCatgtgcagtaatttttgtcaattgtTGTGGGTCAGTATCAACGTTATCGTCCAGATAACAACATTCTtacacagtccagactcgatttccCCGCcgcctcgattattcgaagttttgattttccgtagttcgattatccgaaggtatgTATGGGGCTTGAGACACgtccaaacattattttttcgttttttttcttgttttaaacatgaaatttgagttctgtgaccccattttagtcaaatttgaatatttgattacttattaaaataataaaatgcataatttcaatatttcgtcaccgccattttggccgccatcttggatttttttcgtgattcgattatccgaagtgaaacttTTCCGAGGGCTTCGGATAttcctatccaggtttttaagcgaagatggcgttctaatggtgaacgcccgaaatgtcaaaatcgcgcagtagcaccaacataagaaaaaaaaatgtggctgtcatgccattgcacacttttttcgcaatgttggtaccaatgcgtgattttgacatttcggacgttcaccattcgaacgccattttcgcttaaaaacctcgatactgccgttctacgcataactgtcccatgttcaaaaaagtgcaactgagaaaaacgcgattgaaatttttcgaccgatttttgtgtttctacgcataattgtgtactaaagccctatgtcaatttttatgtacaacggtaaaaaacacgattaaaaaccatttctgatcactttttttcattttaatgcaaattttttttttgacaagacaacattttttcgatggatgaactatggtccccttggaacattttttcgatggatcaactatggtccccttggaacgagctgtcaagtaggaacttttctgtcaagaaggaccgcgagattaatttttcaaaattgatttaaaaatccattttaaactctttgtggtcgtacaaagggtcattgtactcagaaaaataagctttatcgctgtaaacaataatatcagcaatctaagcttaattTAAGGACCCATTTGTCCCATTTGAATTATTTCAGTATTTGGATAATTCTTGCCCCTTCCTGAGatgtttgaaattgaaaatagatttttatatgttgtTTTTGGCTATAACTAAAAATGTCTTATGTCACTATAGCTTGATGAGCTATACAAATGTCTGTTTTACAACATCGCATCATGATTTtctaaaatgtataacatggcaATATTTCGTGCAAAACGCACCCTTTTTGTTAATCTTCCGGATTTtagccaaaattgtattttgtATATCACTTTTGGTGGTTTTGTAAAACTCATCAATTTTAAAGTATTATCTAGTGTAAAAAAACTAATCTTGAACAAAATTTCgacagcatttttttgacaattttcacaaaatttacctCAATGattgttaaatattttggaCAAATAGACTGATTCTTTTTTAACTTTCCTGACAActtctattttttccaaatttttcacaaatcgaCACCATGAAATGTGCAAATGAGAGAGAGTGTGCGTGCTAGCGTGTGTGATTTCCGTTTACTTTCTGTTTGGTTCATGTATACTTTTAACTCGTTAAATCCGTACCTTCGTCTAGGGTTTAAACCTGCATAATAACGACCGTTTTTTGTGCGCGTGTGCTTCCAGGTCTTTTAGAATCCGCAGGTATTGCTGCTGGCGGCGATCCGACGAGTCAGCTCATGGCATACAAAAATCCGGGAGGAAACGCGACCACCGTCACCGGTGACTACATCGATCTGAATGAGTTGCTCAATCTCGAGGCTGGCAATGAGGACGAAAATTCCATTCTAATTTAACCGTTGAAAGTAATTTGTGTCTTATAGCGTTTGACCCCGTAAAAtgtgaaagagagagagagtgagttatttgtttttgttttgtttttcatttcttttttattaaataacttGACTAGCTGTGTACGGGAATGAGTAATATGAAAGAAGCCTTTATTTTGTGCATTAAAAGTTTGTAAAAGTGAGCTAAGTGTAAGGACAGGAGTAAAACTTTTTCCCCAGTAGTTAAACTTTCATCAGGAATTGTTCTTTTTGTCTTTGATCAAAATTCGATGCGCTTGAGCGACAATATCAGAGATGCAATAAAAACACACCTTAACCAATAGAACAACCGCCCGCCCGCGTGTAATAATCTCTTCAAGAGAAAGCACCATTCAGATTGACCGTAACGTGGACGACTTTGGATGCGATCGCCGAGAATGAGTCTACAGCGTTGATAGAGAATCCAATCCACAATTTTCAAGCCACACAACCGGATCACAATAATTTCTTAGTCACTAGAACTAACGCGAACCAGCTGTTGGAAGGCCAACAGACACGCTGCTGTACCTGACTGCGAATGAAAACGAccggtaaaaaaaaactaacaaactcCCTAGAATGCAGTATGCACCGCGCTATTCCCGAATATTATCCCCTTTTGCTATTGTTTCCCTTCGTTTTAAGTGACGTAAGTTGAAGAAAACTTGACTCGTAGATTTAAACCGCGCATTTAGTGGTAAATTATGTTCTaatgacaacaaaaaaaagataactAACATTTATTATATCAATTATCCCTTAAATATCGTTTATTGGAAGTATGGAAATTATATTTGAGGTAACCTCTGttacaaaaaaagaaagaactTTGTACTTGTGTCGTagaacaaaaagaaaaatccTTACAAATTTTTACTTTGGACTTTTAAATCTTTCACTCACGAAATTAAACTCAAATCAACTGATTAAAACTCAATAGGAATTAGGCAACCAAGGTTTGctcaaaagtttgcaaaattagttgttttaaAAGTgaattttagcagctgtcctTACGAGAATTATTCGTAAATCTGTATCTCGGCAggtattttctgatcgatttggtgtcttcaacaaagttgtaggtcataatgagaacaaatatttttttaaatttttgttttggacaaaaAAGGTATCCTTTAAGAtatctcttttttcaaaattatttcttaATAGCAAAATCTTATTTgcgaaaagttttattttaaattttaaagagaaacgttttttttagaaatgtcgcaccattttttttttagaaatcgacgccaacatttcaaaaagcatcatgtacaaaccatgcgttttgagaaaaacgcatacgaatgttgagcatccattttcaattcccattttaatataaaagcaaaataagatgttctaatgataacaaacgatgaaaaacgttgcttttattaatACTTGATTATCCAAatacaataaaacattatttccgtcgttttatttgagaaaaacaaacataactccttttgaaatcaccaacgtctatatcaccctgctgtcattgagggggacgctttgttatgattcgtttttcttcgccgaatgtacatggcgctttgttcatgatgcttttttttcgtcacgaggttcatgttgtcttttgtttgacaggttgacagggctatataaacagggacggctgatggcagagattttgtttatgttactttatttgaaatcatgattaaacagactttactgaagtaacttttgctcatttttggtggagaggtagcttattaggagtactttcagaatatgcaataacccagaaagtgtcaaaatgtacatgatgccttttgaaatgttaccgtcgaaatgtCCGATTTGAGAGATTTCAGGtaaaaaactgtttatttttaaaatatagtgTCCTAGTACGTATTTTTATTtctgtcttatttttttaaggtagttataaacattttctataattttatttctttcattACACTTCACAATCGGCTAAATAATGCTGAGAcagacaaattcaaaaaaaataaaaaaagtgacgTGGattcccttttgaaatattaggtttgattttgaaaatagattctaatttttaacattgaaaatctgaccaaaAGTGGCCAAACCATCGTTAGTCAAAAAATGAAGGCAATTGAAAAATACTttatacaaaaatatgtttgccaattttaattatttgcaaTACCCTAACCTAGCAATTATTCGTCCCACATTCGAAGCTTGATGTATGAACTAATTAATTTGTTCAGCTACCTGACAAATACATCGACACTTTttccaaacatcaaaaatattaattgttaacctaaaaaaaaatggtctatAATTAAAAAACGGTGCGATTtatctaaaaatgtaaaatacttttcgcTTGAAAATtaaagcaacgttttttttttcaaagaagagtgcattttcaatattttcaaaaatcatgaatgaaTAATCTGATCTAAGTCAGAAGCATGCTGGTAAGTCTGAGTCTTAGAGTTAGGTTACGCCTAAGCACTGCTCTTTTCAATATTAAGAATTGCAGGGGGAAGGATGcaaggacataccgtaccaaactaTCCGATTTATTGTTTGCGATGGTGTTGTGTTGGGTCTGAACACAATGActgattcaaaattaagatgGTTATTGTATGGAAAGCTCCCAAAactgtatggaaacttgtatggacgaaccaatAAGGCAAAATGTCATTAGAAAGCTATTTGGTTTACTGTTAtgtcaaatcaagtattccgagaaaaacgcgttttagtgtttgtcaccgaatctccgtcaaggcaatttcccataagggtggcatattagccgtttggtttttcgcattggcagccaaatctaaaccctattttagtaaaattcaagtttcagaagatgcgttggaacatcctctaccacctggtgcttcTAACtagttttgtcaaaattggatattagccgttttttcaatggtgggcagtttagcctgataaaaaaaatgattttttttctcgcgtGAGGGACTAAACGTTACCAAACAATGAAATACCATGAAACATGTTTTATTCTCTTGTGATTCTACGTACACGCAATAATCTGTTTTACATCTTGTAGATAATAATCGCAACTTATGCAATGATAGTTTCCTTCTTTGTGTTTAAATATTCATAGGTACTGAATGATTTTTGCTCAACAATTTTTCTGTCAGTACAGtagaaaataaataatcaaTATAAAAACAACAATCAACAGGCCGCCGGCGTCGAGCAGCAGCAAATATTAAATCCGTTTCGGcatcggcggcggcggcggtttcTTCACAAAGTATCCCGCCTCCCCGAGGTACGGGCCCGGCTTGctaatgtgcaccgttttcagcGTGGGCACGGACACGAGGCGCAGGTTCGGCTCGGCGCACATGTTCCGACAGCCGCGCACATCCAGCGTGCGCAGCGCCTTACAGTGGATCGCGATGTAGTCCAAGCTGTGTGGGAGAGAGGAAGTTGGCGTTTGTTGAATGAGTGGAATTTTATGATTGCTTACCTGAAATCGCTGAGCTGGAAGCATCGATCCAGCGACAGCGTTTGCAGCCGTTTTAAGTGGATCGCAATCAGCTCGATACTTTTGTCGTTTATGTTGTGGCACTCGCTCAGGTCAACGACCTCCAGCGAGGGGCAGTTCCGAACGAGGGATTTGATTCCGACGATGGAAATCTGCTGGCACTTGGCCAGGCTGAGTTCGCGCAGTTCCTTCAGCTTGAAGGCGTACATCAGCGAAATGTCGGAGAGTTTGTTGCACTGGGAAAGTCGTAGCACGCGTAAGCCTTTGAGTCGATCGATGGACAGGCCGCTGGTGACGGCGTCTTCCTTGAACTCGTTCTGCTGGCAAATCTCCATCATGGCCCGTTTGCGCATCGCGTCGTTGACGATTTCCTGTTCGGCTCGGCTTCGCAGGGAAATTTTGTACAGTTCTTCTGGGGGATTGACCGGTAGTTGGACCGCTGGCATTGGTTCGATTTCGTCTGGATCTTGCTGAGCGGCAGGTTCGATCGTGTTGGGTACGGTCGTTTTGCTGGTTTCAAAGTCCTGCACCTTTTGCAGCATTCCAACGCCGGTCATCGCGCTGTCGGAAATCTTATCGCAATAGTCCAGGTTGAGATGTCTCAACCAGATCAGGTTTTTGAAGATGATCTGCAGACAGAGGTCCGATACGGAGTGGAAGCAGTAGCTGAGGTCCAGGAGGCGCAGTGATGGGAAATTCTCTGCAATTTTGATGACCGAGCTTTCGCACAGGTTTAGGGCACTAACGTACAGCTCAAGTAGAACCGGGTTCGGTCCGGCTGACGCGATACCTTGGATGATACCTTGGCCGGTGACGGATTCACACTCGGAAATGTCCAGTACTTGCAGCTTGCGGAGTCGGACTATCTGTTTGATTCCAAGGTCGGTAAGTGCTCGGCAACGGCGAATTTTCAGCGACTTTAGCTCCGGAAGGTGGGCGCAGATCTTCACCAGACACGAATCTGTGAAGCGCACCGATCGCGAAAAGTCCAGATGCTGGAGCGAACTCTGCTTTTGAACCAGGGTTGATATGCCTGGTTTGGTCAGCTGGTCACAGGAGTTCATGTTGAATGTTTCCAACTGGAGGCTTTCATATCCGGCCAAAAGTTCCAACGCGTCTCCATCGATCAACGTGGAGCTAAAGTTGAGTGACTTAAGCTTATCAGCTTGGCGTTCAATAAACTGTGAAATGTAGTAGAAAGTCAGCACGCTCTCGGAGGCGTCATCCGGTCGGCCAGGGTAGAACTTCCGGTACAGTCCCTTGTGGAACGAAATGTGACACCCGCAGAGGTCAATACTCTCCAAATTCGGCATTAGCGACACGGTCCGCTTGAACAAAGCATCCGAAAGGTACCGATTACAAGCCAAGCTCAATGTGGTCACATTCTGCAGCGTTTCCGCCAATTTGGCCTGATCCGAAGCAGACTCGAACAATCTCCCAGACATTAGCAGCTCGCGACATCCCTCGATACGGAGTGTTCTCAGGTTTGGAACACTCATCAGTATACTGGTGAACGTTTTCTCCCGAATATCGCACGCTTTGAAGCTCAGCTCGTAGATATTCTCGCCAAAGCGACTGAAAAACCGTTCCGTTTCATTGAAATCCACCTGCGACAGGACCACATTCTGAAAGTTGCGCGAACTTTGCAGCAGTCCGCTCACTGGACTCGTCGAGTCGCTAATGTGGGTTTTGTGAAAGGCCAAACAAAGATCGTTTACAAACTGCTGATACTGGGTCGCCTCAAGCCAACGTTTGCACGTTAATCCGACCTGGAACCGATCGCCCGGATTAAGGTATCCAAATATCTCCACCAGAATCTATTTTAGCGCACCGTGGATTAAAAGAAGAAAGAACTTTACTTAGTACTGTGTAGTTTTGTGACGTAGGTGAGATAAGATTACAACAAGGGGAAGTGGGTTAAGAGCAGCAAACAGATAACTCTCGACTCTGATGGTGAGAGAATGTGACGCTTTATTGCTTCCCTGatgcacccaaccggcggtcgcatgattttgacgcatggcggcatgaaagtatatcagaatctgcatgaaaactgtcctcatgcattttttgcgatataggggtatgacatttttgcccgttaccgacaattatcgacattaccgacggctttttggttgtatttcacaaaaaaaaacccttatcagaacgaggattgaaccaccaacttcttggttattgatccgacacgctaccaccgcgccatggatgcttgatgaaaagtgagtgaaagagcaccaacatatgcttctctttggagtgttgctcggggacgggccagccttatatgtgttggtgagaactgcagatcgctgaaatatttacacgcgggcaaaaatgatctaggaacttgctgcaaaaaatgttataaaatgtgacattttctgcagcaaatccactgttgcagattttgagatatatttttcctttgggtgtgttTATCTCTGTCTGGGTCGATGTCTGATTTGATAAGGTGATTCGcgacgaaaattgtccaaaaacaaCACGTTTGTGCGACTCAATTTGAGCCTCCCTTGTTCACAATATAAAGAAATCAATCAAGTCACGGGATCTACTGTCGGGAACAGtaattacaacagaaaaaaaatgctcaccTCCATCGGCAAATCACTATATTTGGGCCCAAATTCGTCGTAGACATACTGCTGTGGTCCCGTGTTGCTGCTCATGGTGAAAACCTgcgaaaaataaacattttaataaacgccatttaaaaaaaaaacttcaaataaaagaaaaactcaTCCAAACTCACCAAAATTTAAACACCAAAATAAAACCGTGATTATCGATTCGAGAGTTATTGCgttcacgacgacgacgaccagaaAAATGCATAACCAGAGGCAAGTGACAGCTGAGTTTTAGTCTCTCATACTACTGTGCGAGCAAGTTAACACTACTAGCGAGTATTCGATACACCGAAACCAGCGCCATTCCATGAATGTGATTTCatgaaacttgttgaaaattttgccgttttgaagctttttaaagcactaaaattttaaagaaaatcaatTCGAACTTCCAAAACGCAATTTTCCACGCATTACGTAAGCAAGCCATGAGCTGTCTGCTTCACGCGTATTTAATACGCGCTGAAAAAAACACGTGTTCCACCGAGGCGTGCTTTGGGTGCGAGCGCCGTCGCCGACTTGTTTGATTTGGAATGATGGAATCAAAACAGAAGTTGAAACACGCACACCACACAACAGCTGAGAAGGCATCAAGCACTCCTCGCGGGGCGCCTACTGCCACCCCTTTTGATATTGGTGGATGTGTCGGAAAGAAAGGTTTGTGTGTGGTGGAAAAGACACCTTAGCCGCGAGTGTTGGACTGCGATTC harbors:
- the LOC120428251 gene encoding F-box/LRR-repeat protein fbxl-1-like produces the protein MSSNTGPQQYVYDEFGPKYSDLPMEILVEIFGYLNPGDRFQVGLTCKRWLEATQYQQFVNDLCLAFHKTHISDSTSPVSGLLQSSRNFQNVVLSQVDFNETERFFSRFGENIYELSFKACDIREKTFTSILMSVPNLRTLRIEGCRELLMSGRLFESASDQAKLAETLQNVTTLSLACNRYLSDALFKRTVSLMPNLESIDLCGCHISFHKGLYRKFYPGRPDDASESVLTFYYISQFIERQADKLKSLNFSSTLIDGDALELLAGYESLQLETFNMNSCDQLTKPGISTLVQKQSSLQHLDFSRSVRFTDSCLVKICAHLPELKSLKIRRCRALTDLGIKQIVRLRKLQVLDISECESVTGQGIIQGIASAGPNPVLLELYVSALNLCESSVIKIAENFPSLRLLDLSYCFHSVSDLCLQIIFKNLIWLRHLNLDYCDKISDSAMTGVGMLQKVQDFETSKTTVPNTIEPAAQQDPDEIEPMPAVQLPVNPPEELYKISLRSRAEQEIVNDAMRKRAMMEICQQNEFKEDAVTSGLSIDRLKGLRVLRLSQCNKLSDISLMYAFKLKELRELSLAKCQQISIVGIKSLVRNCPSLEVVDLSECHNINDKSIELIAIHLKRLQTLSLDRCFQLSDFSLDYIAIHCKALRTLDVRGCRNMCAEPNLRLVSVPTLKTVHISKPGPYLGEAGYFVKKPPPPPMPKRI